The genomic interval GCAAGGTTTGCTCAACACGTTTGATAGTCCGAAGTCCAGCAGATGAGTTTGCAGCTTGCACCATTTGCTCAAGTGCATATGTTCTCAAATATACACGTAGCTGAAATATTTCTAGTTATTAGACTGTGTTTAATATATTAgcattaaaaatttatgaaaatggtCTCTACAAAATAGTCATTTGAAATAGTACGATCAGCTAAgatcaaattttttaattattatatcagTCTTAACATTCCCGATGAGCATGGCAGAGAATGAGCTTTGGGAAATGGGAGGTGTTTAGAGCAGAAGTGTCAATGAAGAGAAGGTATAGGCTGCATCACCGGGAACCTACTATAGAACTTACCATACGAAGAGAAGCTACTGTAGATGCATTATCTGATAATATGGAAGGCGCAACCATTGATGGAAGTTGCACATTCGATGGAGATACAGTTTCACCAGGGACAGCCCTCTCTGTAGCTTCTGCACCAGCATTAGAAGCAGCCAACTGAGACTCTTCAGCAACCTAAAACACAAGATAAAACGCATGTCATCTGAATACACAATCCAAACTTGGCCTCAGTTAAAGTCTATTTCTAGAGTATTCCATGAGTAAACAAAGAGTGAAGTGTATCCTACACTGGCGTGGGGACATGCTCGTATCTACAAAGGCATCATTCAGTACATGGTTCAATATAGGGCAATGTGGGTTATGGTGGTTTTGGTCCCATTTCATTAATAGCACCAAAAGAAATCCCTTATAAATGAATTGGGTCACAACCAGAGGTGGAGCTTGGTGCACAATAAATATTCTCGGCTGGAGCTAGCAACTAGATTGATTCATAATGACATACACACACAGGTGCTTGTGCATCTTAAAGTGAAAACGTTTTATAAATTCCATGAATATTGCTGTCTCAAATTGGTAATTGTGAACTGGGAACAAGCAATTCAAGGACAGCCTTTCAACATGTATATTAATGTCAGTAAAACTAAAAACTAATGAGGTTATGAGTACACAGCTCTAGTTACCTCCAAGCGCAAAAGAAATGATAAACAGCAggaaaattttgtgtgaaacaaaaataaataagaacacCATACTAGTCAAAAGGTTGTATCACAAGTAACCAAGAAATAAGAATTAGATCATCTGAAATTGATTCTTGATAACAATTCCCCCCTCCACAAGTAATTAATGACATTATAGAAAAgcattctttaaaaaaaattaccttgGGAGGAATGCGAGATTCAGCTATTCTTTTTGCTTCAACAAGAACCTGCATAAAACAGAAGTAGGTAATATACCTTATTTTCTATGAAGGTACACAGATTGCAGAAACTGATGACTATAATctaaaaaacaattcaaaacCTCTTCATCTCTTCGTTCTTGTTGCCTTGTTTGGGAGAGGACCATGGACAGTGCTCTCTTTCGCTCCATTTCTTGTGAAACATTATACAATTCCTACAATGGGGAAGGACAAGTTACTACTATGATAAGGTGCAATGTCCCAAGGCAGATTCATGTTTTTAAAATGCACCTTAACAAGAGGATGTGCTGCAACATCCCCAGAAGATGGAGCTCTAGCAACCAATATAGCCCGCGAAACTATATGACAAGAGGCATGAGATGAAAAATCACGTTAAACATATTAccctaaaatcaaaataaagtataataaaaagaaacatgaaaaatataataatttgttgAACAAATACATACCACTATAATATCTATCCTTTAATTCCTCTACAGTCCGGGATGATGGAAACCTATCAGCTATTACAACAAATCGGAGATCAAATCTCTCGCACAAGTCAAATAGTTGATCCGTCTCCTCTTTGGTCCACATCTACATATGTAAAGTACAATGGAATAGAGCAATGCACTTAAGATATGATCAAGATTGATCTAAAAAACATTAACATGAAATATTACATGTGTTGACTTTAAATTATGAAAAGCACACAGCACAGGTGCAGTTAAGGGTAAGCAATCTTACAGATGAAAAGCACAATTTAGTGTGTACTAACAAAGCATATGTGAAGTTAAACTAGGCTCATAGATACAGATCCTTCCAAATTGATCACAAATATGTCCCTTGGAACCAATAATCATTTTATGTTCTTGGAACCAACCATCGTGATAAAGTGTAAGGAAAAATATATGAACCCAAATACCCATCCGTATAGTTAGCTATCAAATTCAAAAGACAGGTTCTTTTGATTGAAAAAACCTAAGGGTaacaatgattcaaattctgaCCCTACTCTTACTAGCATTATCCAATTCAAAGGCTTCAAAAAATATCCAACATTTTACTGTATCATTCTACCAAAACCACCAACTCCATCGCGAACTATTGATGTGGAAATAAATCTTCCTAAATCCTCTTACATTAATGTATAGATAAGCTCAGGCAAGACCAAGAGTCAAACAAATTTTGTCACATCAAACCAAAAGGTATTTCTCACAAGAGACACCCTCAGAAAAAGTAAATGAGAAATTTGGCCAAGACTCAGTTGCCAAAACTAAACAAAGTACCGTTATGTATGGTTCAGAATTCTGATGATCAAATTAATATAATCTTACTGTTGTTatccatagaaaaaaaaaaggcacACTAATTCATCCAATTTCACACTAAACTTGAGGTTCAAGGATTTGAAATGGAAACCCGGGAACAGATATGTGTAGTTGCATAATTGAATACAGATAAATAAGATAACTATGACCTCCGCCAACAGCGTAAGTGCTCCACTAGAAAAATCATCCCTGCCCAAGCTAGAATCCCAGAGTAATTACAGAAAAAGAAATCCATGAATACATGCAGCTCACTCCTTCCCTATCTCCCACTATTGGTGGTCTCACAAGCCAAAACAGAAAACATAACAAACCAAACTAAAtattgctgtttttcttttatgtttctCCTACCATAAATCCTCCAGGTCCTAGGCACGCTTGCTTATCTCACCATTAAAAGTTGTCTACCAATCCATCAATATTGTAagacaaaattttgttaaactaaTGACTGAAGAAACCACAGAGAAATAACATGATATCCTTCTCTTccaggaaaaaaaaatatgcaataCTATGATTTATAAATACCAACATATGTAAAAAGCAAGTAACACCTAATGGTGTTAACCAAGGTAGTTGAATTGGGATACAAAGTGTGAATTGGAAAGCCTATTTTTTGAATATTATCTAGGGGATCGTAAGATTCATGATCAATAACAAAACCATGTGTTTATGTATGGGTATAAAGAAACaaatgagaaataaaaacaaatatcatAACTCTAACCTATCTATTGCGCTTTTCCGTTTAAAATGTCAACCCAGATATAGAATAGTGGAGAGGGATGACATCAAGTGATACTTGAAGGTTGTATAACATTGATATAAAAGGATAATGTGGACTTATTTTAAAAGTAAGAAAATCAAGTCAGTCAGTGAAAAGTGAAAATCTagatagaataaaaatatataacgaGACAGCACATATACTCTTAAGTCTTCTATTTAAATAGTCCCGTAAGAATTTTTAACGACAACAGTGAGATTTTAAGGGTTAGGATATTTTAACATCTCCGGGTAATAATGGCCCACCACCAGCAAACTTACCTTccttgtcattttttttttggttcatATGTGAACCCTAAACCCCCACCCAACCAACTAAACAATTTGCATCACCAGACTTCCAAATCATATCAAAGTGGTAGTATTGCATTATGTCCTGTGTGATACTACCATGGTGTTAACACAAATAAATTTAAAGGGTAAAACATTATAGTTTGAGAAAATCATTCATAAAtttctataaaaatatatatttagacATGATACCTACAGGATTTGTCAAAAACTTGTCATACTCCTCATCTGTGTATTTGATCACATCAACTGCCTGTACCACAGCATGTAAACTAACATTCAATTATACAAATATTGACCAAAACCAAATTCAAAAGCAAAGCAGCGCAAAGCATTTACCTTATTATACTTGGCAAAAGAATAGTCGCCCGTAGGAGGAACACCATTGACAACTCGTACCTGATTTATAAGACAAATTGCAATTACTCGTATGCTCATAATCACGAATAGGGTTGAGTTTTTTGTTTGGCCCGTGTACTTGTCTCAATTTTATGTGTTAATCCATATACAAGATAACTAGATGCCTAGTTCCTAGACAAACTTTTGTAGCAGATTATCACCACCACGAAAGATTTTTTGTAACAGTATTATACCACCTAAAAGATTTCTCCAGTGTTAACACCAGTAACATAGCTCAACTTTTATGCATGTGTGCCATTCAGGAACTAAAACTTAAAATGGAAACAACTATAGGAAATAATTCAACATTTTAACCCAcagaatatataaaattatactaAGACTATTTCTGACCCAGTGGTAAAGTTGGAGATTATCTTTACGAGCAGAGTTGGTGAAAGGAAGCCACTGCCAGGTGATCTGAAGAAgcaagaaaaatatgaaaatactcAATAAATTAAATCACTGAAGTAATTGAGCATTgccaaaacaaaataaaaagaagaaacaaccttTTCGAGAGGAGGAGTCTTTTTCTTCAATTGAGAAGCTTCAATTGCAGGCATAAGAGGGGCCAATCCACCAGTAAGCGCGTACACCTACAGATAAAAATCAATTGAATTGAATGCAGTGACCATAAACAAAATCTTTAACATAACATTTTTATTGTTGAAATTGAGAAAGATAGGTACCTCGCGCGAAATGCCATCTGGTTTTCTTTGAGACTCTTTGGGAGGCCGAGACTTCTTCTCGAGAGGGGGAAATGAATTTTTGGGCAATCCCAGAATATCTTTGGCATCCAT from Phaseolus vulgaris cultivar G19833 chromosome 1, P. vulgaris v2.0, whole genome shotgun sequence carries:
- the LOC137814805 gene encoding LOW QUALITY PROTEIN: SWR1-complex protein 4 (The sequence of the model RefSeq protein was modified relative to this genomic sequence to represent the inferred CDS: deleted 1 base in 1 codon); its protein translation is MDAKDILGLPKNSFPPLEKKSRPPKESQRKPDGISREVYALTGGLAPLMPAIEASQLKKKTPPLEKITWQWLPFTNSARKDNLQLYHWVRVVNGVPPTGDYSFAKYNKAVDVIKYTDEEYDKFLTNPMWTKEETDQLFDLCERFDLRFVVIADRFPSSRTVEELKDRYYSVSRAILVARAPSSGDVAAHPLVKELYNVSQEMERKRALSMVLSQTRQQERRDEEVLVEAKRIAESRIPPKVAEESQLAASNAGAEATERAVPGETVSPSNVQLPSMVAPSILSDNASTVASLRMLRVYLRTYALEQMVQAANSSAGLRTIKRVEQTLQDLGVNLKPRVPTKAVCAEHLELRKEILTWLNLQKQVQYKEAEGSSFRDGSYGETPGTPKVRNLLFIFLFPPLFLSLFLACPSINHESVIWKLLTAFTSCWGSGSDVRSRCNEFRSGKGWQKGPKAQGTWSSIGS